ACAAACTCGGTGGGGCGTGCAAACAACGAGACTCGGAGGATGGCAATTGTTTCGGTGGATATGCCCGTCTGGTCCATCAAGCTCGAAAAATTCGTGAACAGCATCCggacacaatttttttaaatggcggTGATTTCTTCCAAGGCACCATGTGAGAACAAATGCTGTGCAATATTTATATCTCCTTGCCTGCTTTGCTACTTCTGATTGGCGctagtaaaagaaaaaaaatatctggCAATCTTCAAgatttttatctttattttgtttattactTTGGTTTACGTATTTGGTTTACGTATTTGGTCTCGCCGACAGATGGTATACCATCCATAAATGGAAGGCCGTCAGCCACTTCGGTAACTTGCTCAACTTAACGGCCATGGTaagttattcatgtttcctcCGTTGTTTCGCTACTTAATATTCATGTATTCTATTTATCCCGACGAATTGTTGAATTGTGTGTTGTGTCTTACCTTTCTAAAGACAGATGTTTCTGTAGCATAGTGGTTCCGGCCAAGAAGCCAAACAAtccttttcctttccattCACTGTGGTTATTAGGTTTATCGAGGTAGCCTATGTTGAAATGGACAATGGAAAACGTCCGTCATTCTTTTTAACGGCCACTTTCTATTCCAATGATTTTCACAATGCGAGTTGTTGAAATCCTTCTTATCTGCTTGtaatggaatgaaaaaaagcTGCGTTTTTGCGTGATCATCGCCGACAGTTTTCCCACCCATGTGGCAGCGCGTTAACGGTCCGTTTGTTTACACTCACGTTGATAAATTTGTTTCTTAATTATTGATGTAGCGCGTTTTCCTATTGTTGTTCAAATGTTGTTTACACACATGGTCGGAAAAGCATATGATTGTATGATTTTTGGTACTACCTGGTTTAGACAACCACGAATGGGGAAACGCCCTATGCTTTGTACACATCCGTCGGAAAGCCTGGCAGCACATATTGAACGTTCATTATTATCAATTGTGCTGTCAAAACGTTTACAGGCACGACATGTAGGGATTAGAAATTTTTAgcaattaatttttgatttttttccctcATCCTTTTGTGCTGAGTAGTCTCTTGGCAACCATGAATTTGATGATGGCGTGGCGGGGCTGGCACCGTTCGTGAATGCAGCCAACCATCCGGTAAAAataccttttcttttaatcaATTATGCCTCTGTAAACTCTGATTGAACTTTCTTCCTGGAACTCTAGAATAAAGTTtaacaaaattaattaatcTAGGTGTTGGCAGCAAATATCGACACAAGCAGAGAACCTTGGCTTCATGGGAAAATTCCAAAATCAGTAGTCGTCCAAGTAGGTGGACACAGGGTAGGCATCATTGGCTACCTGACGGTTGAAACATCGGtgataaaacatttttctaacAAAATTGGTGATGTGAAAATTATAAATGACATCTTCTTTTGGCTCTTGATCACAAATGGCAGTACATCTCCACCTTGGACGCAGTCAAAGTCTTTGACGAAATTCAAGGCGTTCGAGAAGAAGCAGAACGCCTTAAAAAGGATGGAGTCAATATTCTAATTGCAGTCGGTCACGCGGGTTATCTCAAAGATATGGAAATCGCTGAACAGGTGCCAGATATCGACGTGGTGGTAGGCGGTCATACCAACACATTTCTCTGGAACGGTAAGCTGTTAGTGTAATCAACTTTCAGCTCGAATCCACTGCAACGAATCGCTGAATTTAAGTTCAACCAGTCCAACTAACACTTTCAATCATTTACTTAACGTGCAGGTCCGGCTCCGTCCATCGAAATTCCACAAGGTCCATATCCGACCATGGTGAAGCAACCGTCTGGGAAGGAAGTGCCCGTCGTTCAGGCATTCGCCTTTGGCAAATATCTGGGCAACTTGATGGTGACTTTTAACGACGATGGAGATGTGATCGCTACTGCTGGCCTACCGATTCTCATGGATAAGACCATACCTCGAGGTACTATTGTAGTTGTAAATCCTACTGGTCGTAAATTACACATCTGCCATCGTTTCATCCACGATGCAGATCCACACGTCCTGCAGGAACTGATCCCATTTCGAAAAGAAGTCGAAGCTTTGTCAGAGAAAGAAGTTGGAAAAACGCTCGTCTTCTTGGATGGTAATCGTCTGTCCTGTCGCATGGTTGAATGCAATCTTGGAAATTTCATTGCTGACGCCTACGTTGATTTGGTATGCTAATAAGATACTACGGCAATCCTTGAATAACCGTTTATAGCTTTAATGCAGTTCACCAAGTTTGCAGGCGAGGGTCAGTGGAGTAAAGTGGCTATCGCTCTCGTCAATGGCGGCGGAGTCAGGGCATCCATCGATGAGCGCGCCCAAAATGGTGAATTCAGTTAATGACGAgttc
This sequence is a window from Daphnia magna isolate NIES linkage group LG7, ASM2063170v1.1, whole genome shotgun sequence. Protein-coding genes within it:
- the LOC123474580 gene encoding snake venom 5'-nucleotidase-like → MQDWSTRNTVLMWLRLLGLFCVSFVVKQASASFNLTILHTNDIHCRFEEANKLGGACKQRDSEDGNCFGGYARLVHQARKIREQHPDTIFLNGGDFFQGTIWYTIHKWKAVSHFGNLLNLTAMSLGNHEFDDGVAGLAPFVNAANHPVLAANIDTSREPWLHGKIPKSVVVQVGGHRVGIIGYLTVETSYISTLDAVKVFDEIQGVREEAERLKKDGVNILIAVGHAGYLKDMEIAEQVPDIDVVVGGHTNTFLWNGPAPSIEIPQGPYPTMVKQPSGKEVPVVQAFAFGKYLGNLMVTFNDDGDVIATAGLPILMDKTIPRDPHVLQELIPFRKEVEALSEKEVGKTLVFLDGNRLSCRMVECNLGNFIADAYVDLFTKFAGEGQWSKVAIALVNGGGVRASIDERAQNGSITYGDLLSVAPFSNTVDIVKISGETLKNIFEFTVHDYDPSALDPFGGFLQVSGLQVAYDIARPIGDRVVELLARCNNCRIPAYSPVQPKEIYDVAMPSFLADGGDGFDIKGNITEHTLTGILDADAIIRYMERVPSITIGLERRIRFVTKTYPSSCGEVFGKRVSAETSGSTSTLSFINFNIFLVSTTLSTLSVTAF